In a single window of the Mesorhizobium shangrilense genome:
- a CDS encoding ABC transporter ATP-binding protein, translating to MTAAAPIALSTSALVAGYERDLPIVRGVALAVRQGELVIVLGPNGAGKSTFVKAVAGLVPIHSGSVSLAGRDVTEVPTHEKIRHGLAFVPQTENIFATLSIHDNLQVAAQILPKPARSRRIADVYAMFPDLATKPSRRAGALSGGQRQMLAVARALIVEPSVLILDEPSAGLSPKIVSEVFQRLKAINATGVTIILVEQNVKAALAIADRAVILVEGQLRHEGTAAGLADNPLVAELYLGARREGGAR from the coding sequence ATGACCGCCGCCGCTCCCATCGCGCTCTCGACCAGCGCCCTCGTCGCCGGCTACGAGCGCGACCTGCCGATCGTGCGCGGCGTCGCCCTGGCCGTCCGCCAGGGCGAGCTGGTGATTGTCCTCGGCCCGAACGGTGCCGGCAAGTCCACCTTCGTCAAGGCCGTCGCCGGACTGGTGCCCATTCATTCCGGTTCCGTTTCGTTGGCCGGCAGGGACGTCACCGAGGTGCCCACGCACGAGAAGATCAGGCATGGCCTGGCCTTCGTGCCGCAGACCGAAAACATCTTCGCCACGCTCTCGATCCACGACAATCTGCAGGTCGCGGCGCAGATCCTGCCCAAGCCGGCCCGCAGCCGGCGCATCGCTGACGTCTATGCGATGTTCCCGGATCTCGCGACAAAGCCGTCGCGGCGTGCGGGCGCCCTTTCCGGCGGGCAGCGCCAAATGCTGGCCGTCGCGCGCGCGCTCATCGTGGAGCCGTCCGTGCTGATCCTCGACGAGCCGTCGGCGGGCCTTTCCCCAAAGATCGTTTCGGAAGTGTTCCAACGCCTGAAGGCCATCAACGCCACCGGCGTCACCATCATCCTCGTGGAGCAGAACGTGAAGGCCGCACTTGCCATCGCCGATCGCGCGGTGATCCTCGTCGAGGGCCAGCTGCGCCACGAAGGGACGGCGGCAGGGCTCGCCGACAATCCGCTCGTTGCGGAACTCTATCTCGGCGCCCGGCGCGAGGGGGGCGCGCGATGA
- a CDS encoding ABC transporter ATP-binding protein gives MHIESSPRPHQSGGAGPLIEARGLVKAFGGMRAVDGMSIDLRRGEMLGLIGPNGAGKTTLFNLLAGSLKPTSGSIVLDGIDVTNAGAERRIGAGVGRTFQIPRPFAEMTVLENVLTGEQNQLGERIWMNVLRPGRVAAQERAAVEKARALLDFVTLSRLEHEPARVLSGGQRKLLELARILMADPKAILLDEPAAGVNPTLLELIMDRILDLNAQGKSILLIEHNMDMVARLCGRVVVMAAGRHLTEGLPDEVARDPAVIDAYLGGIH, from the coding sequence GTGCATATTGAATCTTCTCCACGACCGCATCAATCCGGCGGCGCAGGCCCGCTCATCGAGGCGCGCGGCCTGGTAAAGGCATTTGGCGGCATGCGCGCCGTCGACGGCATGTCCATCGACCTTCGCCGCGGCGAGATGCTGGGCCTGATCGGTCCGAACGGCGCCGGCAAGACGACCCTTTTCAATCTGCTGGCCGGCAGCCTGAAGCCCACCAGCGGCTCAATCGTCCTGGACGGGATCGACGTGACGAACGCCGGCGCCGAACGGCGCATCGGCGCCGGCGTCGGCCGCACGTTCCAGATTCCCCGGCCATTCGCGGAGATGACGGTGCTCGAGAACGTGCTCACCGGCGAACAGAACCAGCTCGGCGAGCGCATCTGGATGAACGTGCTGCGCCCTGGGCGCGTCGCCGCCCAGGAGCGTGCAGCGGTGGAGAAAGCGCGCGCTTTGCTCGATTTCGTGACGCTCTCCAGGCTGGAGCACGAGCCGGCGCGCGTCCTGTCCGGCGGACAGCGCAAGCTGCTCGAGCTTGCGCGTATCCTGATGGCCGATCCGAAGGCCATCCTGCTCGACGAGCCGGCCGCGGGCGTCAATCCGACCCTGCTCGAACTGATCATGGACCGCATCCTCGACCTCAACGCGCAGGGAAAGTCGATCCTGCTCATCGAGCACAACATGGACATGGTGGCGAGGCTCTGCGGACGCGTCGTCGTGATGGCGGCAGGCCGCCACCTGACCGAAGGGCTGCCGGACGAGGTAGCGCGCGACCCGGCAGTCATCGACGCCTACCTCGGCGGCATTCATTGA
- a CDS encoding GntR family transcriptional regulator — protein sequence MTRQAALSPVTRETLQERVYAELKRSLMHGMFDAGEMLRIQDIAARLQTSTMPVREALGRLVSEQALEALPSRSMRVPLIDRERLEDLARARCLIEGQLVSLALPRLSAKDFGQLRSLTHACEAAFESDESVRAHRSSELNHAFHFYIYRAADSAVLIPIVESLWLQSGPYVRAAARIHDQSRDLSATHFHWALIEALERGDQAAALEALTEDITRSFNLIRARLDAPETKAAGYG from the coding sequence ATGACCCGGCAGGCCGCTCTGTCCCCCGTCACCCGCGAGACGCTGCAGGAACGCGTCTATGCCGAGCTGAAACGCTCCCTGATGCACGGTATGTTCGATGCCGGGGAGATGCTGCGCATCCAGGACATCGCCGCGCGGCTGCAGACGAGCACCATGCCGGTGCGCGAGGCCTTGGGCAGGCTGGTTTCCGAACAGGCGCTGGAAGCGCTTCCCAGCCGAAGCATGAGGGTTCCGCTCATCGACCGCGAACGGCTCGAGGATCTCGCCCGGGCGCGCTGCCTGATCGAAGGACAATTGGTGTCGCTCGCGCTGCCGCGGCTCTCCGCAAAGGATTTCGGACAGCTGAGGTCGCTCACCCATGCCTGCGAGGCGGCCTTCGAGAGCGACGAAAGCGTGCGGGCGCACCGCAGCTCCGAACTCAACCATGCTTTCCATTTCTACATCTACCGGGCGGCCGATTCGGCCGTGCTGATCCCCATCGTCGAAAGCCTGTGGCTTCAGTCGGGGCCTTACGTCCGGGCGGCTGCACGCATCCATGACCAGAGCCGCGACCTGTCGGCGACCCACTTCCACTGGGCCCTGATCGAAGCGCTGGAGCGCGGCGATCAAGCAGCCGCGCTGGAGGCGTTGACGGAGGACATCACCCGGTCGTTCAATCTTATCCGGGCGCGCCTCGATGCGCCCGAGACGAAGGCGGCAGGCTATGGCTGA
- a CDS encoding TIGR04076 family protein: MAEKRDDTFELYDLRVEVVAPEGAPIYCGAKVGDQFELRGEMLHLPPGQGMSIYSLASVLPLLAAKQRPTHRNDWMTTDAEIACPDPNCGSRLRITRLGLRRFSHAETTAVPLDE; the protein is encoded by the coding sequence ATGGCTGAGAAGCGGGACGACACATTCGAGCTTTACGATCTCCGGGTCGAGGTGGTGGCGCCGGAAGGCGCGCCGATCTATTGCGGGGCCAAGGTGGGCGACCAGTTCGAACTGCGCGGCGAGATGCTTCACCTGCCGCCGGGCCAGGGCATGTCGATCTACTCGCTGGCCTCGGTGCTGCCGCTGCTAGCGGCCAAGCAGCGGCCTACTCACAGGAACGACTGGATGACGACGGACGCCGAGATCGCCTGCCCGGATCCGAACTGCGGGTCCCGGCTGAGAATCACGCGGCTCGGACTGCGCCGCTTCAGCCATGCCGAGACGACGGCGGTACCCCTCGATGAGTGA